One Chlamydia sp. DNA window includes the following coding sequences:
- a CDS encoding metallophosphoesterase translates to MSKKPSTVFRLIHCSDIHFCVLPKNPFQCFNKRFKGLLRQLMGGVSFRARAISKRFPQLVKELEADAVCVTGDLTITALGAEFRLAKEFLNRIASLASVYIVPGNHDVYTYRALKKQTFYSYFPNSELQTRRIAFQRLTPIWWLVLLDCSCFNGWCAANGRVTASQIHDLEQFLSSLPPSEKVIIANHYPLSPTTRPAHDLLNYAPLKSLLMNFPSVQLYLHGHDHHVELDHLPPLVINSGSLTLPSNARFHVIDLHPEGRYQIFTAALTNLMEITAPLKISIEETTFSL, encoded by the coding sequence ATGTCGAAAAAGCCCTCTACAGTCTTTAGACTTATCCATTGCTCTGATATCCATTTTTGTGTCCTTCCAAAAAATCCTTTCCAATGCTTCAACAAACGTTTTAAAGGATTATTACGCCAACTTATGGGGGGAGTATCTTTCCGAGCTCGTGCTATCTCTAAGCGGTTTCCACAACTCGTAAAAGAACTCGAAGCTGATGCTGTCTGTGTAACTGGAGATCTCACTATCACAGCTCTTGGTGCAGAGTTTCGCTTGGCTAAAGAGTTTCTCAATCGCATAGCATCCCTTGCTTCTGTATATATAGTTCCTGGGAACCACGACGTGTATACTTATCGAGCATTAAAGAAACAGACTTTTTATTCATATTTCCCAAATTCTGAACTCCAAACTCGCCGTATAGCTTTTCAAAGACTTACCCCCATATGGTGGCTAGTTTTATTAGACTGTTCCTGCTTTAATGGCTGGTGTGCTGCAAATGGTAGGGTAACAGCTTCTCAAATCCACGATTTAGAACAGTTCCTTTCTTCGCTCCCTCCTTCCGAGAAAGTCATTATAGCTAATCACTATCCGCTCTCTCCCACAACAAGGCCTGCCCATGATTTATTGAATTATGCTCCTTTAAAATCTTTGTTAATGAATTTTCCTTCAGTACAACTGTACCTACACGGCCATGACCATCATGTGGAACTCGATCATCTCCCTCCTTTAGTAATAAACAGCGGCTCATTAACTCTTCCCTCAAATGCTCGTTTTCATGTTATAGATTTACATCCAGAAGGGCGGTATCAGATTTTTACGGCAGCATTAACCAATCTTATGGAAATAACTGCACCGTTAAAAATCTCTATTGAAGAAACTACCTTCTCTTTATAA
- the efp gene encoding elongation factor P: MVRVSTSEFRVGLRVEIDGQPYIILQNDFVKPGKGQAFNRIKVKNFLTGRVIEKTFKSGESIETADVREQQMRLLYTDQEGATFMDDETFEQELIFWEKLENVRQWLLEDTMYTLVLYNGEVISVEPPIFMELSIAETAPGVRGDTASGRVLKPATTNTGAKIMVPIFIEEGEVVKVDTRTGSYESRVSK; the protein is encoded by the coding sequence ATGGTTCGTGTAAGCACTAGTGAATTTCGTGTAGGATTGCGTGTTGAGATCGATGGCCAACCTTATATAATCTTACAGAATGATTTTGTTAAGCCGGGGAAAGGACAGGCTTTTAATAGAATTAAAGTAAAAAATTTTCTGACGGGGCGTGTGATAGAAAAAACTTTTAAATCTGGGGAGTCTATCGAAACTGCCGATGTTCGGGAACAGCAGATGCGTCTCCTGTATACAGACCAGGAAGGTGCTACCTTTATGGATGATGAGACCTTCGAACAGGAGTTGATCTTTTGGGAGAAGTTGGAAAATGTACGGCAGTGGCTGTTAGAAGATACAATGTATACTCTTGTTCTTTACAATGGGGAAGTGATTTCTGTTGAGCCCCCAATTTTTATGGAGCTATCTATTGCAGAAACAGCTCCTGGGGTTCGCGGAGATACGGCGTCAGGGCGGGTATTGAAGCCTGCAACAACAAACACTGGGGCAAAGATTATGGTTCCCATTTTTATTGAAGAGGGTGAAGTTGTAAAGGTAGATACGCGAACAGGAAGTTACGAGTCCCGTGTATCAAAATAA